CATCTGAATGGCGTACTCCACGCCGAAGCAGTACCCGGAATTCTTATCGATGATGACGTTCATGTCAGTCGGTTCTTGTAGCCCAGCCGGCTTGCCCGCCTTCAGGCCTGCCGACTAACGCACCCTAGGGCACGAATCATTCCAAACTCCTCGGGGGCAGGCGTTTTGTCAGCCGATTTCAGCAGCGCGCAGCCCATCCACCAATACGGACGAAACGCGCTCGAGTACGAAATCCACCTGCTCATCAATCGTAATGTGCGAGGTATCGAGCAGCACGGCATCGGCGGCGCGGCGCAGCGGGCTTTCGGCGCGCGTCGAGTCGAGGTAGTCGCGCTTCTGCAGGTTCTGTACAATGTCGTCGAGCGACACTTGCTCGCCCTTGGTGGCCAGCTCTACTTGCCGGCGCATGGCGCGGGTGTGTACGTCGGCCGTCATGAAAATCTTCACCTCGGCGTCGGGGAATACGGTGGTGCCGATGTCGCGGCCGTCCATCACCACCCCGCGCTTGCGGGCCATGCGCTGCTGCTGGCGCACCATGGCGTGGCGCACGGCCGGAATAACCGACACCTCGCTTACGGCGTTGGAAATGCGCATCTGCCGGATTTCGTCCTCCCGGATGATGCCGTCGAGGCACAGTTCGTTGCGCCCCGTGCGGCGGTTCCGCTTGAAGGTAATCTGCATGTGGTGGAGGGCTTCCTCCACCCGCGGCAAATCCTCGAACGAGATGTTGTGCTCGAGGAGGTAAAGCGTGACACCACGGTACATGGCCCCGGTGTCGATGTAAGCATAGCCAAGTTCGGCGGCAACGGCTTTGGCCGTAGTGCTTTTGCCGCAGGAAGAGTAGCCGTCGATGGCTATGACGATGTTTTTCATCTGGTGAGCGGTCGGCGGGCCGTCGTCGGGAGCGGAAGCGGAATCCACGTCAACCGACGAGCGGGCTGCACCGATAACCGGCTGGGTACCGATTGGTAAAACCCAGACACCGATTCGGCGAGTCCATGCGTCAGTTGGCGGTCCACATGCTCGAACGGCCGCACAAAGGTATGCGCTCCAAGTTGGATGCCCACCACCCCGGCTTCATTGTGTATCCACTGGCCGCCGAACGCACGAATGATGCACTCGCCCAAAAAGCAGCCTAAGGCATTGACAACGTTGGGCTTGTCGGCATCACCGATGTCGCGGCGCTGCTGTTCAATAAATTCGGCAAGTATCTGCACGGCGGCTTCGTCGAAGGCAGATACATTGAGTTGTTGCCGCACAGCTTCGGCGGCAGCACGCAACTCTTCCATGGCAATAGGTGAAATAGAAGGAAGGAAAGAAGGACTAACCCGCAAGCGGGTGATTACGTAGTTACAAAAGTTTTGCTGGATACCAGAATTTCAAGCAAAAAAAATCGCCTCCGGGGAGGCGATTATAGAAAAACAATAAGATTTTTTAAGGAAAGTACTAGTAGGCATGCCTACTGAATCCAGCCCTTGCGCTTCACCGGCTCGGCCAATCTCGACGGTATGGAAGCGTAGAAATCGGCCACTGATTCCTTGGGTCCGTTGTCGAACTGCAGCGCCACCCGGAAGAAGGGGTTGAAGAACCGCTCGCCCCGGAAGCCTACGCCCGTGGTGCCATCGGGCCCGGTGGCCCACTCGCCCTGGTACCCCTGCACCATGCACTGGCCCAAGAAGGCACCTAGGGCTACCACCACGCCCTGAATGTTGTCGCGGTTCAGCAAAGGCCGCTGCTCCTCGATGAACGCGGCGAGGCGCTGCACGGCGGCTTCGCCGAAGTCGTTTACCTGCAGCTGCTGGCGCACGGCCTCGGCCGCCTGCTGGATGTGGGCAAGGGGATTTTCGGATGACATAGGCACAGAAAGTAAAAGCTGAAGACAACTACCTCTTACGGCAACCAGCGGGCAGCGGCAGTGGTTAGGGCGCGGGCGGCAGCGCCGCAGCACCCGGCTGAGTGGCCATAGCCTTCCAACTCAGGTATATATCCAGGATTTTGCCGATGTGCTCGGGGCCTACGTCAACCTTGGCCAGCTCCTGCGGTAGCGTGGGGTGGTCGTGCAATACCTCGGCCATAGCCTGCCGAAACTCGGTCCGCTTTTTTGGCAATACCCGCACCGAAGCCCCGCCCGGCGTGGCCAGCAGCAGGGTTTCGGGAGCGTCGTAGCGCATTACTACGTAGCCGGCTTTGCGGTAGAGCTGCCGCACAAACGCCTGTTCCACCGTTGCTTTTCGCGCCACAAAATTGCGGGCTACCACAAAGGTATCCTGCCGCACCACGTAGCGCTGCACCTCGCGGGGGTCGTACCAGGTGGGCGTGCGGTTGCGGCGGTCGTCGTTGGCTACGGCAATACTGTCGATGCCCGGCACCAGTTGGGCGTCGTTCCAGCGGCCATCGGCCAACTGAAACCGGCCGCGCACGAACGCCGTGCCCTGGCCATAATACATCGGCATGCCGGGCTGGCCGGGTATGGGCATGCGCGGCGGCGCGTAGCTGGGGAATGCCTGCCCAATGGCGCAGGCCGGCGCGGCACCTAGGGCCAGCGTAAGCCACCAGAAGCGAGCTGCTAATGTCATAACGATATTGCTAATAACTACTTGGCCGCGCCTTCGGGCTGCTGCGCAAAAATGGCGGCCGTGTTGAAGCCTTCGGGCTTGTTGCGGAGGTAGGCCTCCAGAATGGCGCGGGTGTGTGTCGCGTCGAGCTGGCCGCTCTGCAGCTGCTGGCTGAGCACGGGGTGGTCGGCCACCACGGCTTGCATGGCCTGCTGAAACTCTTTGCGCTGGGTGGGCAGGGCCAGGGCTTTCTGGTTGGGGAAGCGCAGCACCGGCACCATGCCCGCGCTGCTGGCAAACTCGAACAGCTCGACCTGCGGGCGGCGCCACGTGCGGCGGCCCAGCACGGTGGTAGGCGGCACCGGCTCTTTGGCTTTGCCGCTCGGCGGAAACTGCACGCTGTGTACCACCGCAAAGGTATCGGTGCCGATAACGGCCTGGCGCAGCTCGCCCAGGCTGTAGCGCTGCTCGCTCTTGCCGGCCTCAGCCTGCAGCACGTTGTTGGTTAGCAGCAGCTTGGCGGGCTGCCAGGTAGCGGCATCGGCCTCGAGCTGGTAGCTGCCTTTGCCTTTGCGCGCAAACTGGGTATCGGCGGTGGCCAGCATGGTTACGTTGACGGCCGTGCGCACCAGGCCCACAATCAGGGCTGCCTGCGCCGAGACGGCTGTTTGAACACCTAGGAAAAGCGCTGCGGCGCACAGGCTGCGCAGGGCCGCGCGGCGGCCGCGCGGGTAAACGTGGGGCATAGAACGAGGAAAAGAAGAAGTGGAGCGAGTTGCGGGCGGCCCTGGGTGCCGGGCGCGGCTAGTGGCTTTCGCAGGGGCAGGGCGTTTTGCCGCCGCGGGCTTTGCGCTTAAACGAAGCGGTTTTTTTCTGCTGCGGCGTCATGCGGGCGCAGCTCGTAAGCAACGGCGTAGCCGTGGCCAGGGTAAGCGCCGAGAGCAGCAGGGTTAAGGTCTTTCTCACCAGTCAATCGGTTTTTAAACAAAGATAACCTTCTTTGTTGGGTGGCTCGGCCACTCTTTGTCCTGCAAGTTGTTTCTGCTTTTTGCCTATGTCCGCTGATTTTGCGCTGCGCGCCAACGTTGTCGATATCCATAACAAAACCACCCGCCCAGGCACCATTCGGGTGGCCGGCGGCCGCATCGAGCGGATTGAGCACGATACCCCCGGCACCGCGCCCGACCCGGCCCTGCCCTATGCCCTGCCCGGCTTCGTGGATGCGCACGTGCACGTAGAAAGCTCCTTGCTGGTGCCCGCCGAGTTTGCCCGCCTGGCGGTGGTGCACGGCACGGTGGCCACCGTGTCCGATCCGCACGAAATTGGCAACGTGCTGGGCGTGGCCGGCGTGGAGTTTATGCTCGATAACGCCCGCCAGTCGCCGTTTCACTTCTGCTTCGGGGCGCCCTCGTGCGTGCCGGCTACCGCGTTCGAAACGGCCGGGGCTGTCATCACCGCCGACGACATCGAAGCGCTGTTTCAGCGGCCCGAAATCGGCTACCTGGCCGAAATGATGAACTGGCCCGGCGTGCTGCACCACGATGCCGACGTGATGCGCAAAATTGCCCTGGCCCAGCAGTACGGCCGCCCCGTAGATGGCCACGCCCCCGGCCTGCGCGGCGACGACGCCCGCCGCTACGCCGCCGCCGGCATGAGCACCGACCACGAGTGCTTTACGGCCGAAGAGGCCTTGGATAAGCTGGCGTGCGGCATGCACATTCTGATTCGGGAAGGTTCGGCGGCCCGCAACTTCGATGCGCTGGTGGATTTGCTGCACGAGCATTCGGCCCGCATCATGTTCTGCTCCGACGACAAGCACCCCGACTCCCTGGTGCTCAACCACATCGACGAGCTGGTGCGCCGCGCCGTGGCCCGCGGCATCGAGGTATGGAAGGTGCTGCAGGCCGCTTGCCTGAACCCCGTGCAGCACTACCGCCTCACCGACCTAGGTCAGCTGCGCGAAGGCGACGCGGCCGACTTTATCGTGGTGGATAACCTGCAGGATTTCCGCGTTCAGCAAACTTACCTGCGCGGCGCGCTGGTGGCCGAACAGGGCCGCGCGCTTTTGCCGCCCGGCCGCAACGGCGCGCCCAACAACTTTGTGGCCCGCCCCGTGCAGCCCGCCGATTTTGCCCTAGGTGCCCCCGATGCCACGGCCGCCGGGGCAGCCCGGGTGCGGGCCATCCGGTGCTACGACGGGCAGCTGATTACCGCCGCCGACCCCGCCAGCGTGCCCGTGCTAGCCGGCCTGCTCGTGCCCGATGTTGCCAACGATGTGCTGAAGCTGACGGTAGTAAACCGCTACCAGCCCGATGCCCGGCCCGCCGTGGCGTTCATCCGCGGGTTTGGCTTGCAGCGCGGCGCCCTGGCCAGCAGCGTCGGCCACGATTCGCACAACATCACGGCCGTGGGCTGCTCCGACGAGGCCCTGGCCCGCGCCGTGAACCTGGTAATCGAGGCCAAAGGCGGCCTGGCTGCCGTGGGCGACAACGGCGAGGAGTTGCTGCTGCCGCTGCCCGTGGCCGGGCTGATGTCGGATGGCGAAGGGTACGCCGTGGCCGAGGCCTATACCGCCGTCGACCAATTGGCCAAGCACCTTGGCAGCCCGCTGCGCGCCCCGTTCATGACGTTGTCGTTCATGGCCCTGCTGGTAATTCCGGCTCTGAAGTTGAGCGACAAAGGTTTGTTCGACGGCGAGAAGTTCGAATTTGTACCCGTGCTGATGTAGCGCTTTGCTGCGCCGCCGCAACAACAGAAAGGCCGCCGGAACAGCTGTTCCGGCGGCCTTTCTGTTGAAAAAACAAAAGCTCGATAAAGCTTAGTTCACCATCTCGAAGCGCTTCTCCAGCAGCATGCGCATCTTCTCTTCGGTGAGCGGCTTGGCCAGGTACTCTACGCCTTCGTACTGCGCCACCCGCGAGGTATCGGCCGAGTGCATGGAGGTGGTTAGCACCGCCATTACGGTTTTTTCGCGCACTTCGGCGGGCAACTGGCTGTACTGGTTCAGGAACTCGAAGCCGTCCATGCCGGGCATTTTCAGGTCCACGAAAACCAGCTCCGGCTTTGCCTCGCCGGCTGCCGCGCCTTTGCCCCAGAGTTGGCTGAAAGCTTGCTCGGCGTTGGTAAACAACAAAATGTTCTCGGCCAGATCGAGCCGCTGCAACAGCCGGTTGTTCAGAAAACTGGTGGTTTCGTTATCATCGATAAGCACCACCTGATTGAGCTTGCGTGACATTGCGTAGGCCTGAAATAGTTGGAACAATAACCGGCCACGCCTTGCAGTCGGGTATGCTAAAGATACTGAAATTAATCGAGCCAGCCTTGCTCGCGCATCCAGTCGTCGTTGTAAATCTTGCCTAGGTAACGCGTGCCGTGGTCGGGCAGCACAATCACCATCGTGTCTTCGGGCTTCAGGTTTTCCTTGGCGTACTCGAGGGCACCGTGCACGGCCGAGCCGCACGACCAACCCACGAACAGGCCTTCTTCCTTGGCCAGGCGGCGCGTCATCACGGCGGCTTCTTTATCGCCTACCTTGATGAACAGGTCGATCAGGTCGAAGTCCACGTTTTTGGGCAGAATGTCTTCGCCGATGCCTTCCGTTTTGTAGGCGTAAATCTCGTTTTCGTCGAAAATGCCCGTTTCCTTGTACTTCTTGAACACCGAGCCGTAGGTATCGAGGCCGATGCTCACGAGGTTGGGGTTCTGCTCTTTCAGGTACTTGGTAGTACCGCACATGGTGCCGCCCGTGCCCACGCCGCAGGCGTAGTGCGTGATTTTGCCCTCGGTTTGGGCCCACAGCTCGGGCCCGGTGGTTTCGTAGTGCGCGGCCGAGTTCGAGAGGTTGTCGTACTGGTTCGGGTAGAACGAGTTCGGGATTTCGGCGTTCAGCTTGCGGGCTACCGAGTAGTACGAGCGGGGGTCGTCGGGGGCCACGTTGGTGGGGCACACGATTACCTCGGCGCCTACGGCCTTCAGGATGTCCTGCTTTTCCTTGCTTTGCTTGTCCGACATCGTGAAGATGCACTTGTAGCCCTTGGCAATGGCGGCCAGCGCCAGGCCCATGCCGGTATTGCCCGAAGTGCCCTCGATGATGGTGCCGCCGGGTTTCAGCAGGCCCGCTTTCTCGGCATCCTCGATCATGCGCAGGGCCATGCGGTCCTTCACCGAGTTGCCCGGGTTGAAGTACTCAACCTTAGCCAGGATGGTACCGGGAATGCCTTCGGTTACTTTATTTAGCTTCACCAAGGGCGTGTTGCCGATGGCTTCAACGATGTTATTTAGGTACATGCGTGGGAGATTGGGAAAGCGCAAAGGTACGGTTTTGCCCTTGCAGCCGAACTATTGACAAGCAGCCCCGGCCATCGGGTTATCGCCTGCCAATCGGTTGCTAACAACGCCGCGCCGCCGTTCGTGCCCGCAGGCTGCAATTAGCGCCTCGCGGCTTTGCCTGGGGCATGCGTTGGGCCAGGGTTGCTCCCCGCCCAACCCACTCCCCTGCCCGTGCCTGCCGCAGCCCGCGCTACCTAGGGGCCGCCGCGCGCCCCGGCGGTCGGTTGCCAGCCTTGCCTCAGCCGCCGAAAAGGCTACCTTTGCGCACGGCTCGCCGTAGGCGGGTTTTTCCACTGATTTATCTTCACTCCATTCCCACATGAGCGTACTGGTCAATAAGGACTCGAAAGTGATTGTGCAGGGTTTCACGGGCTCCGAAGGCTCGTTCCATGCCCAGCAGATGATGGACTACGGCACCAACGTCGTGGGTGGCGTAACGCCCGGCAAAGGCGGCCAAACCCACCTCGGCAAGCCCGTATTCAACACCGTAGCCGACGCCGTACAAGCAACCGGCGCCGACACGACCATCATTTTCGTGCCCCCGGCATTTGCCGCCGACGCCATCATGGAGGCTGCCGACGCTGGCATTAAAGTTATCGTAACCATCACCGAAGGCATCCCGACCAAGGACATGATTGCGGTGAAGGAGTACCTGAAAAACCGCGAGGGCCTGCGCATGATCGGCCCGAACTGCCCCGGCGTAATGACCGCCGGCGAGTGCAAAGTGGGCATCATGCCCGGCTTTATCTTCTCGAAAGGCCGCGTAGGTATCGTGTCGAAATCGGGCACCCTGACCTACGAAGCCGTTGACCAGCTGACCAAAGCCGGCCTGGGCCAAACCACGGCCATCGGCATCGGCGGCGACCCCATCATCGGCACCACCACCAAGGAAGCCGTTGAGCTGCTCATGAACGACCCCGAAACCGAGGGCATCGTAATGATCGGCGAAATCGGCGGCGGCATGGAAGCCGAAGCGGCTCGCTGGATTAAAGAAACCGGCAACAAAAAGCCCGTGGTAGGCTTTATAGCCGGCCAAACCGCACCTCCCGGCCGCCGCATGGGCCACGCTGGTGCCATCGTCGGCGGCGCCGACGACACGGCTGCTGCTAAAATGGCCATCATGCGCGAGTGCGGCATCCACGTAGTAGACTCGCCCGCCGAAATCGGCGAAACGATGCTGCGCGTGCTGCAAGGCGACAAGGTAACGGCGTAATTGCCCTAGGTTCTGAAAACAAAAAGCCCCGGCCTATACAGGTCGGGGCTTTTTGTTTTTGGTCTCAGCCTAGTTGTTTACCTACTCGCAAAAACTTAGTTGTGTCAATAGCTAGCTCCACTAGTAAATCAGAATTCTGGCTGACTAGCTTGCATAGTACCGACCATTGACTCTGATTCCTAAACCAATACTGCTCATCTATCTTCAGAACGGTTTCCAGCAGATTGCCAGGGCCATAGTCTGTTTCAACAGCGACGTCCTGCTCTAGTAGTTCTAAAACCAGCGGCACCAGATAAGGGAGGCTTATTCCTTGCCTGATAAGGAGGCGGAGGTCTTCGGCACGTAGTTGCTCTAAGGGCATTTTGCGTAGCGCAACAACCCTATTAGTTAGATTACTTCCGCAAGACGAAGCGCCCCAAACCTCCTTTTCTAAGTTATCAAGAGACTTATTGCGCCAATTGCGCTCCAGCTTCATAAAAGTGCGTCTGCGAGCTTTAAGAACTTAATCCCCTCGTCCGTCTCCGCCCACGTTGATAATCAGCCCGAGGCTGAACACCGAATTACCAGCCGTGAGGTACTTGCGGTTTTTCAGGCCGAAGTTCCAGCCGCTCATGGTCTGAAACTTGAGCGGGCCGACGAGGCCGATGCGGGTGTAGGTAACAGGCTCGAAGAAAATGTTGTCCTCGCCGGGAATGAGCTGCCCGTTCAGGCGCAGCTCGGGGGTGTTCATGTAGCTCAGGCGCAGGGCGGCCCCGTACCGGAACGGCCACGTGCGACCTAGGAACTCGAACTCCTCGCGGTCTTTCTTGGTGTAGTTCACCTGCGCGAAGTACTTCTCAAGCCGGGCTTCCACGGTTTCTGTTACTTCGCCGGCGCGGGTACGCTCGGTGCGCTTGCCTTTGCCGTAGCCGGCGCCTGCGTACACCTCCAGAATGCGGCTTTTATCAGCCCCGAAGCGGGTGTAGTAGCCCGCGCCCACTTCGCCAAAATCCTGGTCGTAAACTTTGCGCTTGCCGTTGGTGTGCAGAAACGAGCCCGAGGCGATGATGCCCACGTGCTCACCGGCCGCATAGGCGCCTTGGGCCGTAACGTTGGCTTTCCAGTTGGTATGCAAGCCCCCGCTGAACTCGCCCTTTTGCGTGAGCATAGGCGCGGCGGCGGGCGGCGGAAAATAAACAGAGGCACAGCTACTCAGCAGCGGCAGGCCCAACAGCAACAGTCGACGTACGGCCACAGCAAAAGGCATTGGTTTGGGCTAGCACAACGTAGCAAAGGCGGTTTCGTTGTGCAGCAGCGCACAAATTTGGCCAGGGCAAGCGCTGGCCCGGCCTCCGCAAAAGTAAAAGTAAGCCCGGCACTGCCGCCCGGCCCCGGCTTGGCGCTAACTTACGGCCGAGCTGCCACGCAGCTGTGCATTGCTACACCGCCGCTATCCTTCGTATGAACTCGTCGTTTACGCCTGCTTCCGCGGGGCGCTGCCTGCTGGGCGCGCTCGTGTTGCTGCTGGGCTGCCAAAAAGACCCCGTTATTGAAATAAAAGAGGTGCCCGAGCGCCGGAGCTGGACGGAAGTACGCAACCTGCGCGGGCTCGAACGCACCATCCTGAACATGGCCGGCGACGGGCGCCAGCTGTTGCTGCAGCAGCCGTTTTACTTTACCAAGCTGCGCAGCCAGGGGCCCGGCGGCGCCACGGTACACGCCGCGGGCCTGCCCTCCGATGTGGGCGTGCGCCTGGCGCTGGCGCCGGCGTTTTTTGCCTACCCCGCCCACGACTCGCTGCTGGTGGTGGCCACCACGGCGGCCCCGCTCAACCCGGCCGGTTTTGTGCGCCTGCGCCGGCTCGATGCCACGGCCGTGCGCTTTGCCACGCGCTACATCACCCCGTTCAAAACCACGGCCATCAGCAGCGCCAACCAAGTGCTCATTGCCTACGACAACAACGACCCGGCGCGGCCCATTACCTTCGTGCTGGCCACCGTCAGTCCGGCCACCAGCGTGGTGCAGCGGGCGCAGGTGGTGCGCATCCCCGTCGATCGGAGCGCGGGCCTGCCTTACGTGCGCCATTTGGCTGCCCTCGACGATTATTTCGTGGCCGACCTAGGCGACGGCGGCCTCTACCGCATCGGGGCCGACGGGCAGTTCCGGCGGGTGTGGGGCCCCTCGCCGCTTACCGACGCGTTTTACACCTACGGCGGCACGGCCTATGCCCACGCCGAATGGGGGCGCCTGCTTACCTCCGCCGATAAAGGCCTTACCTGGCGGGAATACACCGGCGTGCCGGCCATTTTCGATCAGTCGCGCTTTTACTTTGTGGGCGACAGTCTGGTGGGCAGCCAATTCGACCAGCTGTACACGCTGCACTGGCAAGGGCCGAACTACCGCATCCGCCCCCTGAAGGCCGATGGGCTTGAGCGCGCCAGCGTTACGGGCATGGCCGTGCTGCGCGATTCGGTGTACGTGGCCACCACCACCGGCTTGTTTGCCCGGCCCTTGGCCCAATTCTTCGAGAAGAAGTAACCCCAGCCCTAGGTGCTGGCTCCCTCGTGGCATCGGGGCACCCTAGGTAGCGTGGCCCGGGTTGGCAAGCGGAGCCTGGGTCGCCTGCTCCAACACATGCCCAGCGCGTATTCCTACAATGCTACGGCTTCCGAAAAAAGTAATGCGGCTGCAGCACCAAGCCAACATGGGCCTGCGCCCATTGCCCGTGGCGGCTGCGCTCGGTCTGGTACGGAATGCGGTAGCCCCCGTCGGCAGATTCGGC
The sequence above is drawn from the Hymenobacter sp. YIM 151858-1 genome and encodes:
- the sucD gene encoding succinate--CoA ligase subunit alpha gives rise to the protein MSVLVNKDSKVIVQGFTGSEGSFHAQQMMDYGTNVVGGVTPGKGGQTHLGKPVFNTVADAVQATGADTTIIFVPPAFAADAIMEAADAGIKVIVTITEGIPTKDMIAVKEYLKNREGLRMIGPNCPGVMTAGECKVGIMPGFIFSKGRVGIVSKSGTLTYEAVDQLTKAGLGQTTAIGIGGDPIIGTTTKEAVELLMNDPETEGIVMIGEIGGGMEAEAARWIKETGNKKPVVGFIAGQTAPPGRRMGHAGAIVGGADDTAAAKMAIMRECGIHVVDSPAEIGETMLRVLQGDKVTA
- the ade gene encoding adenine deaminase gives rise to the protein MSADFALRANVVDIHNKTTRPGTIRVAGGRIERIEHDTPGTAPDPALPYALPGFVDAHVHVESSLLVPAEFARLAVVHGTVATVSDPHEIGNVLGVAGVEFMLDNARQSPFHFCFGAPSCVPATAFETAGAVITADDIEALFQRPEIGYLAEMMNWPGVLHHDADVMRKIALAQQYGRPVDGHAPGLRGDDARRYAAAGMSTDHECFTAEEALDKLACGMHILIREGSAARNFDALVDLLHEHSARIMFCSDDKHPDSLVLNHIDELVRRAVARGIEVWKVLQAACLNPVQHYRLTDLGQLREGDAADFIVVDNLQDFRVQQTYLRGALVAEQGRALLPPGRNGAPNNFVARPVQPADFALGAPDATAAGAARVRAIRCYDGQLITAADPASVPVLAGLLVPDVANDVLKLTVVNRYQPDARPAVAFIRGFGLQRGALASSVGHDSHNITAVGCSDEALARAVNLVIEAKGGLAAVGDNGEELLLPLPVAGLMSDGEGYAVAEAYTAVDQLAKHLGSPLRAPFMTLSFMALLVIPALKLSDKGLFDGEKFEFVPVLM
- the cmk gene encoding (d)CMP kinase, which produces MKNIVIAIDGYSSCGKSTTAKAVAAELGYAYIDTGAMYRGVTLYLLEHNISFEDLPRVEEALHHMQITFKRNRRTGRNELCLDGIIREDEIRQMRISNAVSEVSVIPAVRHAMVRQQQRMARKRGVVMDGRDIGTTVFPDAEVKIFMTADVHTRAMRRQVELATKGEQVSLDDIVQNLQKRDYLDSTRAESPLRRAADAVLLDTSHITIDEQVDFVLERVSSVLVDGLRAAEIG
- a CDS encoding response regulator, yielding MSRKLNQVVLIDDNETTSFLNNRLLQRLDLAENILLFTNAEQAFSQLWGKGAAAGEAKPELVFVDLKMPGMDGFEFLNQYSQLPAEVREKTVMAVLTTSMHSADTSRVAQYEGVEYLAKPLTEEKMRMLLEKRFEMVN
- a CDS encoding contact-dependent growth inhibition system immunity protein; the encoded protein is MKLERNWRNKSLDNLEKEVWGASSCGSNLTNRVVALRKMPLEQLRAEDLRLLIRQGISLPYLVPLVLELLEQDVAVETDYGPGNLLETVLKIDEQYWFRNQSQWSVLCKLVSQNSDLLVELAIDTTKFLRVGKQLG
- a CDS encoding outer membrane beta-barrel protein is translated as MAVRRLLLLGLPLLSSCASVYFPPPAAAPMLTQKGEFSGGLHTNWKANVTAQGAYAAGEHVGIIASGSFLHTNGKRKVYDQDFGEVGAGYYTRFGADKSRILEVYAGAGYGKGKRTERTRAGEVTETVEARLEKYFAQVNYTKKDREEFEFLGRTWPFRYGAALRLSYMNTPELRLNGQLIPGEDNIFFEPVTYTRIGLVGPLKFQTMSGWNFGLKNRKYLTAGNSVFSLGLIINVGGDGRGD